The Lepidochelys kempii isolate rLepKem1 chromosome 2, rLepKem1.hap2, whole genome shotgun sequence genomic interval cacacagaccctttgtttctctccctcctcccagcttttgaaagtatcttgtctcctcattggtcattttggtcaggtgccagcgaggttacctttagcttcttaaccctttacaggtgagaggagctttcccctggccagcagggatttcaaaggggtttacccttccctttatatttatgacagggggccACTTGGGAGATCTAGGTCTAGTTTTCTGCTCTTCCCACAGATTTCCTTGGGCTTGGTCTGAACTACAGTTAGGTGGACGTAAGGCATCTTGCGTCAACCTAACTCTATCCGTGTCTCCACTACAGCGTTGTTCCCGCTGATGTCCGTCGCCCACTACACTGACCTAATAACGCCCCTCCGCGAGAGGCGTAGTGCTTAGGTCGCTGTCATTAGGGTGACGCAACGTCTGTGTGGACGCTGCCTTACTTACATCGCCTCTTGGCTGTCAGCCCTGCACGGGGCTCTCAGTGggagcccagcccagcgccccaGGGCTCACAGCCTGACCCACACATCCCTGGGCCGGGGGCTccagtgtcccacaatgccccacacagctaagttggtggaagtgctcctggggAGGACATGTACCACTGACAGGGGGACATAGTGTGGACATGAATCTGGCTGTACATGGGcctaacttaggttgacttaatttctTTACTGTGGACAAGGCCTtagtcactttgtctctctgggccCCAGGTTCCCATCTATAcagtggggataatagcacagCCCTgccctcacagggatgttgtgaagataaacaGACTAGCAATGCCAGAGTTGAGTGTTAGACCTCACTTTGCTTGGCCAGCCAGGCTTTGGAATTGCTGAGCAGCAAGAATTAGGAGATGGATTCTGGCCAGGTGCAATGGGAGGACGTATTAAAATCTAAGTTTAGAAGGGAGCGTGCAAGCAACAATCAACAATGTGGCTTCCCAAGAGACTCCTAGTGCCCCAGAGGGGGCAAGGAGGCCCCGGCCTCCCTCCACATGTGGAATCCAAAATGACATAGGCCTTCTTTGCTGCAGCATCAAGGCTCAAGCTCTATTTATCTTACGTACTTTTATGGCCCCCATTATTGGCGCATCTGAGCACTGCACACTCTTTAGCTGGCCATTTTCTAAAGTGGTAGATTTTTATCCTTCCTCCCAGTGAAATCTCATATCCTTGtgctgccctgctccctcctccaatTCCTTGCCGTTGCACATGGTCACTCGTTCTCAGCTAGCTCCCCTCTCGTTCTCAAAGTCATTTCTCCCATGTCGGTAAAAAACCAGCCCTTGGGAACGGCTTTTCCTCTGGCTACGGTAACTACTTGCTGTGTCATTTTATTTTATGAGTCCCACTGCTGACAAACGGGTACCCGTGCGACCCCCACGGAGCCTGCAAGCCCCAGACAAGCGACCAGGAAGCCAACAAGCCCTGATATGATGATCTAGGGGCCATTAAGCCCTGTTCCTTCCAGCACAGTTAAAGGTGTACAATCTCTAATGAGCCCCGGGTTTTTAATTAGGGAGACTGTAGCTAAGTCAGCTATTTTCCCTTAACCTTTGTATGTCCCTGTCTACCCTTGTGGCTGGTTGTATTTGTGTTGTTGCCTTCTGGGCAGCTtgtgtgaggatgtgactcagcagggaggggggagtgttgacctgggaatgtgccctggggatgggagacctgagaacctgtcacctgagccaggagggggagggggaggtaacacctctgcccaggaatgtgaacagaggctgcagcagggaacctgctgggggggtttagtttcagtttggggctgggtggaggaacacagggaaccccagggctggggtctaagctccctgctcccccagaaggacgtgattgaggggtcctggttgtacccacaagctctgttgtggactgtgttcctgttgtccaataaaccttctgttttactggctggctgagagtctcagtggatcccaggaagaggggtgcagggcctggactcccccacactccgagACAGCTTGCCCACGGGGCCTCATGTGAATCGAGTGCCTACAGGACATGCATACAGAGCTACACCtacagcaacctcctctgggacaTCCTGGCCTAGGGCAGCGAGCTGGAAGGCTAGCCAGACCAGTtacccctgcagagctggggagcttATCTAGACTGTAAAGCATTGCGGCCTGGTTACAGGAAGACAGCCACGGTCCCAGCCTGGGGGGACAGAGGAAGCTGCTGCAGCTACTACCCATGTTATGTAGACACAAGAGATGTTCTGAGCCAGCCCTGTCACTAGCTGGTTATAAATGCATTTggaagtggcagtgtagacaggccccaagTTGATGCAATATATGGGTTAAGAAATCAGGATGAAGGTATGTTACGGCAGTTTAGACTTCACTCCTCCCCTCCATAAACTCTCTGCATTGGACTCACATCTGAATTTGGCACAATGGATTGAGGGTCAGCAGCTTGCAGCACTAGGCCCTGGGTTCTAGACACAGTGATTCCCGGGCTGCTTCCCCTTGCTACCAAGAGGCAAAAACAACGCTGAGCCACCACTAAAGAAATATTGTGTTTGAAAACTTCTCCTTTTGCCTGAAGCTCTGCTGGCAAAAGCAAAGCCAAGCCAGTGCTGCGGCTCGTGTCTGAAGCTTTAGTCTCCGGGCTCTTGTTGATGCTCCCATGAGATGTGCTGCTAACACCCTGTGCAAGAACTAAACTCGGAAGAGGGGATTAGTCGTGCAAGCGGGAAATCACTGAATGGAATGAACAGGCTGAGTCAATCGGGCATTACATGTCTCCAGTCCTGGCCTTTATTTTCATTCAACCCCAAATCGACATTTCCGTGAAAGGTACAAAACAGTCATTGCGACATTACAAACAAAATTAGTTTTGCCTTTCGTACAGAATCTTTACAGGAGACCAGAAAATCGCCATTTTAGGAACAGCAGCTGCATTTCCTGGATGCTGGAGCTTTGCAGACACAGCTCTTGGCACAATTCTTGCATCCGGCTGGGCAACAGGAGCAACAACCTGAAAAGATAAAAATCAAGACACGATTATTGGAGATGCcagacaacaaaaaataaaaacaaccctcCCCCGTCAGAACTGAAGGAAGTTCAACATGGATGAGACAAGGAGCAAAACCATGCCGTGAACTGTACTTTATAAAATATTACAACATCTCAGTTGTACTGTTAATACATATTCCTCACAGAGGCCACATAAAAGTCAAGACTGGACAGTCCTGAGTCCTTTCCCACCTTAATATAGGTCAGAATCCTTCATCTGACCCAAGGGTTTTCTTAAGAACACTCAGCGTAGGAAAAAGAAACAACTGGCTGGCGTTGGAAAGAACAGAAGAAGTTTTTAGGAATTATTCTTAGGGAAAGGACACCGATTCCACCTTTCAGGCCCACACTTGGAAAGTAAGGATACAGTTTAACAACAGAGGCCCTGCTTCAGCAAAGCACCTGCTTATTGTCCAGCATAGGCTTAAATCCATCCccagtcagcaaagcacttgcgGCCTGATCCCAAGATCCCCCCGAAAGGAGAGGCAAGACTCACCTTCCCTTTGAGGGGCTTTGCAGCAGGCCCACAAAGCACAGCCCTAACTCCCCCAGACCACAACTTGAGCAGACGCTTAATGGTTCTGCTACATCGGGGCCAGAAATTCCAGCTTCTGGTCTCCAGTCtccaggctgctgcagggagccagtgACAAACCCTCCTTCGTCGCAGGCTCAGCCAGGCGGGCAACTCGCTTGTGGAGGAAacattttgtggggggggggggatactcACTCTTTTTGCAAGAGGTGCACCTGCAATTTGTGCATTGGCAGGAGTCAGCGCAGGAACACGAGCCACCTGGTGGGCAAAGGGGGGGGGATGAGCATCACGGCTGGACTAAAACCGAGAGGACGATCAGCGGCGAGGGGAGAACTTTGTCCCCAGCATGGCAAAAGAAGCCAGGGCCATCTGAGCCGGGGAGCTCGGTTTGCAGGCTCCCGCCGCAGAGATTTCACAGGGCCGGAGCCGTCCCGGGCGCAGGGATCGTTCCCCTTCCCCGGCAAGGGGGGGGCTGTTTCCCAGCGAGGGGGGAGCAGCCCCCGAAGGCCCCGCAGCAGCTCGGAGCAGGGTCCGGGCGGCTCCGCCGCGGGAGGAGTCACTCACCGGCAGCGCAAGGGCAGTCCTGGGGATCCATCGCTCTCCGGGTCGCTGCGGTCGCTGCTCAGCCAGGCGGAGGGGAGGAGACGAGGCTTGGAGCGGAGCTGCCCGACGCCTCCCATTTATCCCGGCGGAGGCGGGGGAGCGAGCGCAAAACCCCCGCCCCGCCGCCCTGCACACGGGCCCCGAAGCAGCGAGCAGAGCCGGGGGCTGCGGGCGGCTCCTATCGCCGCCCAGAGCCGCGCTGCGTGACTGCACAAGGCCCGGGGCGCCCCGCACAGCGCCGCGCGCAGAGCCCCCCGGAGCGCATTGCGTGGGGCGAGCCCCGCACACAGCAGGGCGCCGTGTGCAAACgtccctcccccgtccccccccccacccacacacacactcactgcgTTGCCTGGTGCTGTCCCCGCACAGACCCGGGCGCGGAGTGCAAACGCCCGAGTCCCGAGTGCAATACACAGCCCCGGGCGCCGAGTGCAGCCCGCTCTCCCCGAGCGCATTGCAGGGCGCTGTCCCCTGCCGGGCCCCGGCGCGGAGCGCAAAAGCCGCCGCAGTGCGGGACACGGTGCGTTTCCCGCACAGACCCACCCCAGGGCGGTGAGAGCAACCCCccgaacccccccccgccccgagtgcGGGACAGGGTGCGATTCCCGCACAGACCCACCCCAGGGCGCTGAGAGCAACCCccggaacccccccccccgccccgagagcGGGGCACGGTGCGATTCCCGCACAGACCCACCCCAGGGCGGTGAGAGCAACCCCccgaagccccccccccccgccccgagtgcGGGACAGGGTGCGATTCCCGCACAGACCCACCCCAGGGCGCTGAGAGCAACCCccggacccccccccgccccgagagcGGGGCACGGTGCGATTCCCGCACAGACCCACCCCAGGACGCTGAGAGCAACCCCCGCCCCGCCGCCCTGCACACTGAATGCCCTTTAAACCCTGCATAGGattgaaaccacttcaagccagggggtgtggcagccccCCAAGCACCCCTATTCCCAGCACCTGTGGGaaccctagagctggccctgatcaGAGCCTGCCCCCCAGGCCCTCTAGTGCCATGGTCCCGATGAGGGAAATAAAATAACCATCACATTAAGGATACGCCTTGCACTCACCGCCCTGGGGTCTATGCGGGAATCGCACCGTGCCCCGCActcggggcgggggcgggggttcCTCTGAGCGCCCTGGGGTGGGTCTGTGCGGGAATCGCACCATGCAccgcactgggggcggggggagggtcgGGGGTTGCTCTCAGCGCCCTGGGATGGGTCTGTGCGGGAATCGTACCGTGTCCCgcactcggggcggggggggcgggggttgctcTCAGCGCCTCGGGGAGGGTCTGTGGTCCCGATGAGGGAAATAAAATAACCATCATATGAAGCATAGGCCTTGCACTCACCGCCCTGGGGTCTGTGCGGGAAACGCACCGTGTCCCGCACTGCGGCGGCTTTTGCGCTCCGCGCCGGGGCCCGGCAGGGGACAGCGCCCTGCAATGCGCTCGGGGAGAGCGGGCTGCACTCGGCGCCCGGGGCTGTGTATTGCACTCGGGACTCGGGCGTTTGCACTCCGCGCCCGGGTCTGTGCGGGGACAGCACCAGGCAAcgcagtgagtgtgtgtgtgggtgggggggggacgggggagggacGTTTGCACACGGCGCCCTGCTGTGTGCGGGGCTCGCCCCACGCAATGCTCTCCGGGGGGCTCTGCGCGCGGCGCTGTGCGGGGCGCCCCGGGCCTTGTGCAGTCACGCAGCGCGGCTCTGGGCGGCGATAGGAGCCGCCCGCAGCCCCCGGCTCTGCTCGCTGCTTCGGGGCCCGTGTGCAGGGCGGCGGGGCGGGGGTTTTGCGCTCGCTCCCCCGCCTCCGCCGGGATAAATGGGAGGCGTCGGGCAGCTCCGCTCCAAGCCTCGTCTCCTCCCCTCCGCCTGGCTGAGCAGCGACCGCAGCGACCCGGAGAGCGATGGATCCCCAGGACTGCCCTTGCGCTGCCGGTGAGTGACTCCTCCCGCGGCGGAGCCGCCCGGACCCTGCTCCGAGCTGCTGCGGGGCCTTCGGGGGCTGCTCCCCCCTCGCTGGGAAACAGCCCCCCCCTTGCCGGGGAAGGGGAACGATCCCTGCGCCCGGGACGGCTCCGGCCCTGTGAAATCTCTGCGGCGGGAGCCTGCAAACCGAGCTCCCCGGCTCAGATGGCCCTGGCTTCTTTTGCCATGCTGGGGACAAAGTTCTCCCCTCGCCGCTGATCGTCCTCTCGGTTTTAGTCCAGCCGTGATGCTCATCCCCCCCCCTTTGCCCACCAGGTGGCTCGTGTTCCTGCGCTGACTCCTGCCAATGCACAAATTGCAGGTGCACCTCTTGCAAAAAGAGTgagtatcccccccccccacaaaatgtTTCCTCCACAAGCGAGTTGCCCGCCTGGCTGAGCCTGCGACGAAGGAGGGTTTGTcactggctccctgcagcagcctggaGACTGGAGACCAGAAGCTGGAATTTCTGGCCCCGATGTAGCAGAACCATTAAGCGTCTGCTCAAGTTGTGGTCTGGGGGAGTTAGGGCTGTGCTTTGTGGGCCTGCTGCAAAGCCCCTCAAAGGGAAGGTGAGTCTTGCCTCTCCTTTCGGGGGGATCTTGGGATCAGGCcgcaagtgctttgctgactggGGATGGATTTAAGCCTGTGCTGGACAATAAGCAGGTGCTTTGCTGAAGCAGGGCCTCTGTTGTTAAACTGTATCCTTACTTTCCAAGTGTGGGCCTGAAAGGTGGAATCGGTGTCCTTTCCCTAAGAATAATTCCTAAAAACTTCTTCTGTTCTTTCCAACGCCAGCCAGTTGTTTCTTTTTCCTACGCTGAGTGTTCTTAAGAAAACCCTTGGGTCAGATGAAGGATTCTGACCTATATTAAGGTGGGAAAGGACTCAGGACTGTCCAGTCTTGACTTTTATGTGGCCTCTGTGAGGAATATGTATTAACAGTACAACTGAGATGTTGTAATATTTTATAAAGTACAGTTCACGGCATGGTTTTGCTCCTTGTCTCATCCATGTTGAACTTCCTTCAGTTCTGACGGGGgagggttgtttttattttttgttgtctgGCATCTCCAATAATCGTGTCTTGATTTTTATCTTTTCAGGTTGTTGCTCCTGTTGCCCAGCCGGATGCAAGAATTGTGCCAAGAGCTGTGTCTGCAAAGCTCCAGCATCCAGGAAATGCAGCTGCTGTTCCTAAAATGGCGATTTTCTGGTCTCCTGTAAAGATTCTGTACGAAAGGCAAAACTAATTTTGTTTGTAATGTCGCAATGACTGTTTTGTACCTTTCACGGAAATGTCGATTTGGGGTTGAATGAAAATAAAGGCCAGGACTGGAGACATGTAATGCCCGATTGACTCAGCCTGTTCATTCCATTCAGTGATTTCCCGCTTGCACGACTAATCCCCTCTTCCGAGTTTAGTTCTTGCACAGGGTGTTAGCAGCACATCTCATGGGAGCATCAACAAGAGCCCGGAGACTAAAGCTTCAGGCACGAGCCGCAGCACTGGCTTGGCTTTGCTTTTGCCAGCAGAGCTTCAGGCAAAAGGAGAAGTTTTCAAACACAATATTTCTTTAGTGGTGGCTCAGCGTTGTTTTTGCCTCTTGGTAGCAAGGGGAAGCAGCCCGGGAATCACTGTGTCTAGAACCCAGGGCCTAGTGCTGCAAGCTGCTGACCCTCAATCCATTGTGCCAAATTCAGATGTGAGTCCAATGCAGAGAGTTTATGGAGGGGAGGAGTGAAGTCTAAACTGCCGTAACATACCTTCATCCTGATTTCTTAACCCATATATTGCATCAActtggggcctgtctacactgccacttccAAATGCATTTATAACCAGCTAGTGACAGGGCTGGCTCAGAACATCTCTTGTGTCTACATAACATGGGTAGTAGCTGCAGCAGCTTCCTCTGTCCCCCCAGGCTGGGACCGTGGCTGTCTTCCTGTAACCAGGCCGCAATGCTTTACAGTCTAGATaagctccccagctctgcaggggtaACTGGTCTGGCTAGCCTTCCAGCTCGCTGCCCTAGGCCAGGAtgtcccagaggaggttgctgtaGGTGTAGCTCTGTATGCATGTCCTGTAGGCACTCGATTCACATGAGGCCCCGTGGGCAAGCTGCCCAGAAGGCAACAACACAAATACAACCAGCCACAAGGGTAGACAGGGACATACAAAGGTTAAGGGAAAATAGCTGACTTAGCTACAGTCTCCCTAATTAAAAACCCGAGGCTCATTAGAGATTGTACACCTTTAACTGTGCTGGAAGGAACAGGGCTTAATGGCCCCTAGATCATCATATCAGGGCTTGTTGGCTTCCTGGTCGCTTGTCTGGGGCTTGCAGGCTCCGTGGGGGTCGCACGGGTACCCGTTTGTCAGCAGTGGGACTCACAAGATAAAATGACACAGCAAGTAGTTACCGTAGCCAGAGGAAAAGCCGTTCCCAAGGGCTGGTTTTTTACCGACATGGGAGAAATGACTTTGAGAACGAGAGGGGAGCTAGCTGAGAAAGAGTGACCATGTGCAACGGCAAGGAattggaggagggagcagggcagcaCAAGGATATGAGATTTCAGGATGGCGGACTGGGGAATTAAGAAATCTAGTGAGGAGTGTGCACTAGGAGGAAGGATAAAAATCTACCACTTTAGAAAATGGCTAGCTAAAGAGTGTGCAGTGCTCAGATGCTCCAATAATGGGGGCCATAAAAGTACGTAAGATAAATAGAGCTTGAGCCTTGATGCTGCAGCAAAGAAGGCCTATGTCATTTTGGATTCCACATGTGGAGGGAGGCCGGGGCCTCCTTGCCCCCTCTGGGGCACTAGGAGTCTCTTGGGAAGCCACATTGTTGATTGTTGCTTGCACGCTCCCTTCTAAACTGTTAGATTTTAATACATCCTCCCATTGCACCTGGCCAGAATCCATCTCCTAATTCTTGCTGCTCAGCAATTCCAAAGCCTGGCTGGCCAAGCAAAGTGAGGTCTAACACTCAACTCTGGCATTGCTAGTCtgtttatcttcacaacatccctgtgagggcAGGGctgtgctattatccccactgTATAGATGGGAACCTGGGGCCCAGAGAGAAAAAGTGACTAAGGCCTTGTCCACAGTAAagaaattaagtcaacctaagccctggtctacactaggactttaggtcgaatttagcagcgttaaatcgatgtaaacctgcacccgtccacacaatgaagccctttatttcgacttaatgggctcttaaaatcgatttccttactccacccctgacaagtggattagcgcttaaatcgacgttgccggctcgaatttggggtactgtggacacaattcgatggtattggcctctgggagctatcccagagtgctccattatgaccgctctggacagcactctcaactcagatgcactggccaggtagacaggaaaagaaccgcgaacttttgaatctcatttcctgtttggccagcgtggcaagctgcaggtgaccatgcagagctcatcagcacaggtgaccatgatggagtcccagaatcacaaaagagctccagcatggactgaaccggaggtacgggatctgatcgctgtttggggagaggaatccgtgctatcagaactccgttccagttttcgaaatgccaaaacctttgtcaaaatctcccagggcatgaaggacagaggccataacagggacccgaagcagtgccgcgtgaaactgaaggagctgaggcaagtctaccagaaaaccagagaggcgaacagccgctctgggtcagagccccaaacatgccgcttctatgatgagctgcatgccattttagggggttcagccaccactaccccagccgtgttgtttgactccttcaatggagatggaggcaatacggaagcaggttttggggacgaagaagatgatgatgaggaggaggttgtagatagctcacagcaagcaagcggagaaaccggttttcccgacagccaggaactgtttctcaccctagacctggagccagtaccccccgaacccacccaaggctgcctcctggacccagcaggcggagaagggacctctggtgagtataccttttaaaatactatacatggtttaaaagcaagcatgtgaaaggattactttgccctggcatttgcggttctcctagatgtagtcctaaagcctttgcaaaaggtttctggggagggcagccttatttcgtccttcatggtaggacactttaccactccaggccagtaacacgtactcgggaatcattgtagaacaaagcattgcagtgtatgtttgctggcattcaaacaacatccgt includes:
- the LOC140907955 gene encoding uncharacterized protein, whose product is MKESAQEHEPPGGQRGGDEHHGWTKTERTISGEGRTLSPAWQKKPGPSEPGSSVCRLPPQRFHRAGAVPGAGIVPLPRQGGGCFPARGEQPPKAPQQLGAGSGRLRRGRSHSPAAQGQSWGSIALRVAAVAAQPGGGEETRLGAELPDASHLSRRRRGSERKTPAPPPCTRAPKQRAEPGAAGGSYRRPEPRCVTAQGPGRPAQRRAQSPPESIAWGEPRTQQGAVCKRPSPVPPPPTHTLTALPGAVPAQTRARSANARVPSAIHSPGRRVQPALPERIAGRCPLPGPGAERKSRRSAGHGAFPAQTPGRWLVFLR
- the LOC140906239 gene encoding uncharacterized protein encodes the protein MQSSSAQVTMMESQNHKRAPAWTEPEVRDLIAVWGEESVLSELRSSFRNAKTFVKISQGMKDRGHNRDPKQCRVKLKELRQVYQKTREANSRSGSEPQTCRFYDELHAILGGSATTTPAVLFDSFNGDGGNTEAGFGDEEDDDEEEVVDSSQQASGETGFPDSQELFLTLDLEPVPPEPTQGCLLDPAGGEGTSAACVPMITGSSPSQRLVKLRKKKKRTRDEMFSELMLSSHTDRAQTNAWRQIMSECRKAQNDREERWRAEESKWRAEDRAEAQMWWQRDERRQDSMLRLLEDQTSMLQCMVELQQRQLEHRLPLQPLCNQPPSSPSSIAWIPVSGAAYTAG